A region of Anolis sagrei isolate rAnoSag1 chromosome 2, rAnoSag1.mat, whole genome shotgun sequence DNA encodes the following proteins:
- the CDCA3 gene encoding cell division cycle-associated protein 3 produces the protein MGASESCPTTPTCKPLLNKHLAYVHDPRSPTAGILRTPIEVQNSPQESPLTILKDHDDVIANKQDLSWDPRSPTPGISRTPMKDVLADVLSSPVKQLSEAFLTENMEEKLSLEESHHKVQKPDIESVTEVAPEETKCVEVSQGDPLGAEEEKNEQPPTNVAAVTKPAPLTSALPPAGVKPTRRRVNNKMRTVSTGTGRPPLSILQDDNSPSALLPHQSKRGLSLADGQVELKEGMFNSGRILKAGGCNRPSFNKENQRQHLLEN, from the exons ATGGGGGCTTCTGAGAGCTGCCCAACAACGCCCACCTGCAAACCTTTGCTTAATAAGCACCTGGCATATGTCCATGATCCAAGATCACCCACAGCTGGGATCCTGAGAACTCCCATTGAG GTGCAAAACTCACCCCAGGAAAGTCCCCTTACTATTCTTAAGGATCATGATGATGTGATTGCTAATAAACAAGATTTGAGCTGGGATCCTCGCTCTCCAACACCTGGAATCTCACGCACACCTATGAAAGATGTGCTCGCTG ATGTCCTGAGCTCCCCAGTGAAGCAGCTCAGCGAAGCCTTTCTAACAGAAAACATGGAGGAGAAACTGTCCCTGGAGGAGTCTCATCACAAGGTCCAAAAGCCTGACATCGAGTCTGTGACAGAAGTGGCCCCAGAAGAGACCAAGTGTGTGGAAGTCTCACAGGGGGATCCCCTAGGggcagaagaagagaaaaatgagCAGCCTCCCACCAATGTTGCAGCTGTAACCAAGCCAGCTCCTCTCACCAGTGCCCTTCCTCCTGCAG GGGTCAAGCCAACGAGACGCAGGGTGAACAACAAAATGCGGACAGTGTCAACAGGCACTGGGCGGCCTCCCCTGAGCATCCTGCAGGATGACAATTCCCCAAGTGCCCTTCTTCCTCATCAG AGTAAAAGGGGTTTATCACTAGCGGATGGCCAAGTGGAACTCAAGGAGGGAATGTTCAACTCTGGAAGGATCCTCAAAGCAGGTGGCTGTAACCGGCCTTCCTTCAACAAGGAGAATCAGCGGCAGCATTTGCTGGAAAACTAG